One window of Cystobacter fuscus DSM 2262 genomic DNA carries:
- the thiS gene encoding sulfur carrier protein ThiS, producing the protein MKITVNGETRETASETLGALLLELGHGDARVATAVNEAFVPAAARNGLRLAAGDRVEIVTPRQGG; encoded by the coding sequence ATGAAGATCACCGTGAACGGCGAGACACGCGAGACGGCGAGCGAGACACTCGGCGCGCTCCTCCTTGAACTGGGCCATGGCGATGCCAGGGTCGCGACCGCGGTGAACGAGGCCTTCGTGCCCGCCGCCGCGCGCAACGGGTTGCGGCTCGCCGCGGGCGACCGGGTGGAGATCGTGACGCCCCGGCAGGGAGGCTGA
- a CDS encoding thiazole synthase — MPVFYGTKVASPLMLGTAQYPSPAVLAESFRRSGAGVATVSVRREAGGERAGQAFWRLIAGLGVRVLPNTAGCHSAREAVTTAQMARELFETDWIKLEVIGNADTLQPDPFGLVEAARILVAEGFKVFPYMTEDLVLADRLLAAGCEVLMPWGAPIGTGLGLLNPYGLRSLRAHFPDVPMVIDAGLGLPSQAAAAMEMGFDAVLLNTAVAKAGDPAAMAEGFAKALEAGRLARGADPMPPRDMAAPSTPVIGKAFL; from the coding sequence ATGCCCGTCTTCTACGGAACCAAAGTCGCCTCGCCCCTGATGCTCGGCACCGCGCAATATCCCTCGCCCGCCGTTCTGGCCGAGTCCTTCCGCCGTTCGGGCGCGGGCGTCGCCACCGTCTCGGTCCGCCGCGAGGCGGGGGGCGAGCGGGCGGGACAGGCATTCTGGCGCCTGATCGCGGGGCTCGGCGTGCGGGTGCTCCCCAACACCGCTGGCTGCCACAGCGCCCGCGAAGCGGTCACCACGGCCCAGATGGCGCGCGAGCTCTTCGAGACCGACTGGATCAAGCTCGAGGTGATCGGCAACGCCGACACGCTCCAGCCCGATCCCTTCGGCCTGGTCGAGGCGGCGCGGATCCTCGTGGCCGAGGGCTTCAAGGTCTTCCCCTACATGACGGAGGATCTGGTGCTCGCCGATCGCCTCTTGGCGGCGGGCTGCGAGGTACTGATGCCCTGGGGCGCGCCGATCGGGACGGGGCTGGGGCTGCTCAATCCCTATGGGCTGCGCAGCCTGCGCGCACACTTCCCGGACGTGCCGATGGTGATCGACGCGGGGCTGGGCCTGCCGAGCCAGGCGGCCGCGGCGATGGAGATGGGCTTCGACGCGGTGCTGCTGAACACCGCCGTCGCCAAGGCGGGCGATCCCGCGGCGATGGCCGAGGGCTTCGCGAAGGCACTGGAGGCCGGGCGCCTCGCCCGTGGCGCCGACCCGATGCCGCCGCGCGACATGGCCGCCCCCTCCACCCCCGTGATTGGAAAGGCCTTCCTGTGA
- a CDS encoding SDR family oxidoreductase: MREKVCLITGATSGIGLESARGLAGQGATVVLAGRDPGRGEAALAEIRRTVPDAKLDLMLADLTSLASVRKLAEDFQRKYSRLDVLLNNAGLIIDRRKVTADGFEATFATNHLAHFLLTHQLLELLEASGTSRVVNVSSEGHRMGSLDFLDDLQAERGGYSGMKVYGNSKLANILFTRGLKRRLEGTKVTTNSLHPGVVRTGFALNSEGILKHLIKLAAPFMLSAEGGARTSVYLASSPEVEGVSGRYFIKSRVAKESRAAQDDDAAEELWRKSAELTGVGR, encoded by the coding sequence ATGCGAGAGAAGGTCTGCCTCATCACGGGTGCCACCTCGGGCATCGGGCTGGAGTCCGCACGGGGGCTCGCGGGCCAGGGGGCCACGGTGGTCCTGGCGGGACGGGATCCGGGCCGGGGTGAGGCCGCGCTCGCGGAGATCCGCCGCACGGTCCCCGACGCGAAGCTGGATCTGATGCTCGCGGACCTCACCTCGCTGGCCTCCGTCCGCAAGCTCGCGGAGGACTTCCAGCGCAAGTACTCGCGGCTGGATGTGCTGCTCAACAACGCGGGCCTCATCATCGACCGGCGCAAGGTGACCGCGGACGGCTTCGAGGCCACCTTCGCCACCAATCACCTCGCGCACTTCCTGCTCACCCACCAACTGCTGGAACTGCTCGAGGCCAGCGGCACCTCTCGCGTGGTGAACGTCTCCTCCGAGGGCCACCGCATGGGCTCGCTCGACTTCCTCGACGACTTGCAGGCCGAGCGGGGCGGCTACAGCGGAATGAAGGTGTACGGCAACTCGAAGCTGGCCAACATCCTCTTCACGCGCGGCCTGAAGCGACGGCTGGAAGGCACGAAGGTGACCACCAACAGCCTGCACCCGGGCGTGGTGCGCACCGGCTTCGCCCTCAACTCCGAGGGCATCCTGAAGCACCTGATCAAGCTGGCCGCGCCCTTCATGCTCTCGGCCGAGGGCGGCGCCCGCACGTCGGTGTACCTGGCCTCCTCGCCCGAGGTGGAGGGCGTGAGCGGCAGGTACTTCATCAAGAGCAGGGTGGCCAAGGAGTCCCGGGCCGCCCAGGACGACGACGCCGCCGAGGAGCTGTGGCGGAAGAGCGCCGAGCTGACAGGCGTTGGACGATGA
- a CDS encoding glycoside hydrolase family 16 protein: MKRQLTTLATAVVVLLGFGPVSASAAVVNFSVISSDVTVTGNTAVATASISASAREQVEEYKVCVSPYSGGALDFSKRTNVYVNTAAQGGTSYTSASKTFANGTYQYAPCVLNDGVWYVLGGTPYKTFTVPQATPPPASVTFTENSLSATVNGTSVTVNGNIKASSSVTVQEVGIFATHTDGTVYDIAKQINVVVPTTGLALTGTMTVKPGTYTYALFVGYNNTWPDMPDKSFTVSGTTTPPTSRAPVGNLPGWTQNMVQDFDTAASTGTGTGSFMSTYANSWQPYDDAGIYWPRALINAHDGMMDINLDGDRGAAGVFGPPNRAWGHLYGRYSIRFKAVDAEGNGTAMMVWPASDYWPDGEIDFPEGPLDGYFNIYHHPTPCDDDDGDPVPHCGSSDSLTNIATFEDWHVATTEWTPTSVKYYVDGTLVKTVTHDIPTTNHRWTIQVAPDRSNAQSGHLLIDWVTSYTYTP, from the coding sequence ATGAAACGACAACTCACGACTCTAGCCACAGCGGTGGTCGTGCTTCTCGGTTTTGGACCCGTCAGCGCCAGCGCAGCTGTTGTCAACTTCAGCGTTATCTCGTCCGACGTCACTGTGACGGGCAACACCGCCGTGGCTACCGCTTCCATCTCCGCGTCCGCGCGCGAGCAGGTCGAGGAGTACAAGGTCTGTGTGAGCCCCTACAGCGGTGGAGCGCTGGACTTCTCGAAGCGCACGAACGTCTATGTCAACACCGCAGCTCAGGGGGGAACCTCCTACACCTCGGCGTCCAAGACGTTCGCCAACGGGACGTATCAGTACGCTCCCTGTGTCCTGAATGATGGTGTCTGGTACGTCCTCGGTGGGACTCCCTACAAGACCTTCACCGTTCCCCAAGCCACGCCCCCTCCGGCCTCTGTGACCTTCACGGAAAACAGCCTGTCGGCCACGGTCAACGGAACCTCGGTCACCGTGAACGGCAACATCAAGGCTTCCAGCTCGGTCACCGTGCAGGAGGTCGGGATCTTCGCCACCCACACTGACGGCACGGTCTACGACATCGCCAAGCAGATCAACGTGGTTGTCCCTACAACTGGGCTCGCGCTCACCGGCACGATGACCGTCAAGCCCGGAACGTACACCTACGCTCTGTTTGTCGGGTACAACAACACGTGGCCGGACATGCCGGACAAGTCCTTCACCGTGAGCGGAACCACCACGCCGCCCACTTCGAGGGCACCTGTCGGTAATCTCCCCGGCTGGACTCAGAACATGGTCCAGGACTTTGACACCGCGGCGTCAACGGGAACCGGTACCGGCTCGTTCATGAGCACCTACGCGAACTCGTGGCAGCCCTACGATGACGCCGGTATCTACTGGCCTCGCGCGCTCATCAACGCCCATGACGGGATGATGGACATCAACCTCGATGGTGACCGTGGTGCTGCTGGTGTGTTCGGTCCTCCGAACCGCGCATGGGGACACCTGTACGGGCGCTATTCGATCCGATTCAAGGCGGTTGACGCTGAGGGCAACGGAACGGCGATGATGGTTTGGCCTGCGTCTGACTACTGGCCGGACGGGGAGATCGACTTCCCTGAGGGACCGCTCGACGGCTACTTCAACATCTACCACCACCCGACCCCTTGTGATGACGACGACGGCGACCCTGTACCGCACTGCGGCTCCTCGGACAGCCTGACCAACATCGCCACCTTCGAGGACTGGCACGTCGCCACGACCGAGTGGACTCCCACGAGCGTCAAGTACTACGTGGACGGAACTCTGGTGAAGACGGTCACGCACGACATCCCCACCACCAACCACCGCTGGACAATTCAGGTCGCGCCTGACCGCTCAAACGCTCAGTCGGGACACCTGCTGATCGACTGGGTTACCAGCTACACTTACACCCCGTAA
- a CDS encoding carboxymuconolactone decarboxylase family protein, producing the protein MKARINVAAVSPGAYRAMLGLEKYLSECGLEEGLLHLIKLRASQLNGCAYCIDMHWKDARALGETEQRLYGLNAWEESPYYSDRERAAFAWTESLTHLGEGHVPDSVYEAVKPHFSERELADLTLAVVTINAWNRLAIASRTVPGGYTPAAHARKG; encoded by the coding sequence ATGAAAGCACGCATCAACGTCGCGGCGGTCTCCCCTGGGGCGTACCGGGCCATGCTGGGCCTCGAGAAGTACCTGAGCGAGTGCGGTCTGGAGGAGGGATTGCTCCATCTCATCAAGCTGCGAGCCTCTCAGCTCAACGGCTGCGCCTACTGCATCGACATGCACTGGAAGGACGCACGCGCGCTCGGAGAGACGGAGCAGCGCCTGTACGGGCTGAATGCCTGGGAGGAGAGCCCCTACTACTCGGACCGGGAGCGAGCGGCCTTCGCGTGGACCGAGTCCCTCACCCACCTCGGGGAAGGACACGTGCCGGACTCCGTCTATGAGGCCGTGAAGCCGCACTTCTCCGAACGGGAACTGGCCGACCTGACACTCGCCGTGGTCACCATCAACGCGTGGAACCGGCTCGCCATCGCCTCCCGCACGGTCCCAGGCGGATACACTCCCGCGGCGCACGCCCGGAAGGGGTAG
- a CDS encoding BON domain-containing protein — protein MANRDYETRRYLGEDRERWSGRERDSDEGFRGSDIGPRQERGPWQGGQGYSVGNRGFEDYGRGPREDSSRYSRDFGQGNYNQGNYNQGDYNQGHYNPSGYSTSRGNFGGGYSERDLGYDRDNGNYGMRDRNEGLYGRRDINERGPIERLGDRFREGLRKLGKGPKAYTRSDDRIREDIYDRLMHGWVNAEHVEVQVKSGEVTLTGLVEDRRDKRTIEDIIEDVLGVKDVHNQLKVGSAEQFNTGISGTSVTKVARS, from the coding sequence ATGGCGAACAGGGACTACGAGACGCGTCGGTATCTGGGAGAAGACCGGGAGCGCTGGTCGGGCCGGGAGCGGGACTCCGACGAGGGCTTCCGGGGCAGTGACATTGGGCCGAGGCAGGAGCGCGGTCCGTGGCAGGGCGGCCAGGGGTACTCGGTCGGCAACCGCGGGTTCGAGGACTACGGCCGGGGTCCCCGCGAGGACTCCAGCCGCTATTCCCGTGACTTCGGCCAGGGCAATTACAACCAGGGGAATTACAACCAGGGCGATTATAACCAAGGTCACTACAACCCTTCGGGCTACTCCACCTCGCGGGGCAACTTCGGAGGCGGGTACTCCGAACGCGACCTCGGGTACGACCGGGACAATGGGAATTACGGGATGCGCGACAGGAACGAGGGCCTCTACGGCCGCCGCGACATCAACGAGCGCGGCCCGATCGAGCGGCTCGGCGACCGGTTCCGCGAGGGTCTGCGCAAGCTGGGCAAGGGGCCCAAGGCCTACACGCGCTCGGATGACCGCATCCGCGAGGACATCTACGACCGGCTCATGCACGGGTGGGTGAACGCCGAGCACGTGGAGGTGCAGGTGAAGAGCGGCGAAGTCACGCTGACCGGCCTGGTCGAGGATCGCCGCGACAAGCGCACCATCGAGGACATCATCGAGGATGTCCTCGGCGTGAAGGACGTGCACAACCAGCTCAAGGTGGGCAGTGCCGAGCAATTCAACACCGGGATCTCCGGCACCTCGGTGACGAAGGTCGCCCGCTCGTAG
- a CDS encoding SLC13 family permease, which yields MASDPTRSATPTSSSRVRLLGLLAGPLAAAALLLIPSGLHEVPGAGHRPAAAAAVAAWMALWWFTEAVPMAWTSLLPLVLFPSLGVFGVRGLPSSVGRSALPYVDPYIFLFLGGMALGAALEQWHLHRRIALLIMRTIGTEPQRLLLGMLLATASVSLWISNTATAVMMVPIGMALVSQLESTEGRRLGHFGAALMLSVAYGSNIGGIGTKIGSPTNSVFAGVASRRLATEVGFLEYMVAALPFVLLFLPLVWWVLWREGRLDALGPGRGSDLIERELAALGPLSGGEKVVGSVFLVAAALWMGGDFLRDVLTPWVASAFGGFKLLGKHYEAAVAMLAAGTLVLLGRLSRGALARVPWDTLLLLGGGFALAAGIEGSGLSSYLGGRLAGLESLGLLAQYGAVALSTVALSAVASNTATVNVLLNVLPGSLPLLAVSAFAASCDFALPAGTPPNAIVFGSGYVRLPTMMKRGGALDLLASAVLTLYGLVWVRFVLG from the coding sequence GTGGCTTCCGACCCGACCCGGAGTGCGACCCCGACCTCGTCGTCCCGTGTGCGCCTGCTCGGACTGCTCGCCGGGCCGCTCGCCGCCGCGGCCCTGCTGCTCATCCCCTCGGGGCTCCACGAGGTCCCCGGTGCCGGCCACCGCCCGGCGGCGGCCGCCGCCGTGGCCGCCTGGATGGCCCTCTGGTGGTTCACCGAGGCCGTCCCCATGGCCTGGACCTCCCTGCTCCCGCTCGTCCTCTTCCCCTCGCTGGGCGTCTTCGGCGTGCGCGGCCTTCCCTCCTCCGTGGGCCGCTCCGCCTTGCCCTACGTGGACCCCTACATCTTCCTCTTCCTGGGGGGTATGGCCCTGGGCGCCGCCCTGGAGCAGTGGCACCTGCACCGGCGCATCGCCCTGCTCATCATGCGCACCATCGGCACCGAGCCCCAGCGGTTGCTGCTCGGCATGCTCCTGGCCACCGCGTCCGTCTCGCTGTGGATCTCCAACACCGCCACCGCCGTGATGATGGTGCCCATCGGCATGGCGCTCGTCTCCCAGCTCGAGTCCACCGAGGGCCGCCGGCTCGGGCATTTCGGCGCCGCGCTGATGCTCTCGGTCGCCTACGGCTCCAACATCGGAGGGATTGGCACGAAGATCGGCAGTCCCACCAACTCCGTCTTCGCGGGCGTGGCCTCGCGGCGGCTGGCCACCGAAGTGGGCTTTCTCGAGTACATGGTGGCGGCCCTGCCCTTCGTCCTCCTCTTCCTGCCGCTCGTCTGGTGGGTGCTGTGGCGCGAGGGACGCCTGGACGCGCTCGGCCCCGGGCGGGGCTCGGACCTCATTGAGCGGGAACTGGCCGCGCTCGGGCCCCTGTCGGGGGGCGAGAAGGTGGTGGGCTCCGTCTTCCTGGTGGCCGCGGCACTGTGGATGGGCGGGGACTTCTTGCGCGACGTGCTGACCCCGTGGGTGGCCTCGGCCTTCGGGGGCTTCAAACTGCTGGGGAAGCATTACGAGGCGGCCGTGGCGATGCTCGCCGCCGGGACGCTGGTGTTGCTGGGGCGGCTGTCCCGAGGAGCACTGGCCCGGGTGCCCTGGGACACACTGCTGCTGTTGGGAGGAGGCTTCGCGCTCGCCGCTGGCATCGAGGGCAGCGGCCTGTCCTCCTACCTGGGGGGGCGCCTGGCGGGTCTGGAGTCCCTGGGCCTCCTCGCGCAGTACGGCGCCGTGGCCCTGTCCACCGTGGCCCTGTCCGCCGTGGCCTCCAACACCGCCACCGTGAACGTGCTGCTCAACGTGCTGCCCGGCTCGCTCCCCCTGCTCGCGGTGAGCGCCTTCGCCGCGTCGTGCGACTTCGCCCTGCCCGCGGGCACTCCGCCCAACGCCATCGTCTTCGGCAGCGGCTATGTGCGCCTGCCCACGATGATGAAGCGCGGCGGGGCGTTGGATCTGCTCGCCTCCGCCGTGCTCACCCTCTATGGGCTCGTCTGGGTTCGCTTCGTGCTCGGCTGA
- a CDS encoding esterase/lipase family protein — protein MKNPLRHTTLASRERLPVLLVHGIDDDARSLAPLADGLTRAGFQDVHRVELKPNNGAAPISVLAEQVAEAANNLRARTGHARVDVVAFSMGALVSRYYLQRLEGRNHVRRFVSISGPHAGTLMGWLRANPGARDMRPGSELLRGLAADEAPFGDVQVFTLWTPLDLMILPARSSQLAGARERTIPVVLHPLMLRDGRVLRSVQEALSVERPEDFPPPPGIPSPGTP, from the coding sequence ATGAAGAACCCGTTGAGGCACACCACCCTGGCATCACGCGAGCGGTTGCCCGTGTTGCTGGTGCACGGCATCGATGACGATGCGCGCTCCCTGGCGCCGCTCGCGGACGGGTTGACGCGGGCCGGTTTCCAGGACGTGCATCGCGTCGAGCTGAAGCCCAACAACGGGGCGGCGCCCATCTCCGTGCTGGCCGAGCAGGTGGCCGAGGCGGCCAACAACCTGCGCGCGCGAACGGGCCATGCGCGAGTCGACGTGGTGGCCTTCAGCATGGGGGCGCTCGTCAGCCGCTACTACCTGCAGCGGTTGGAGGGCCGCAACCACGTGCGCCGCTTCGTGTCCATCTCCGGCCCCCATGCGGGAACGCTGATGGGGTGGCTGCGAGCCAACCCCGGGGCACGGGACATGCGGCCCGGGAGCGAGCTGCTGCGGGGGCTCGCCGCGGATGAGGCCCCCTTCGGGGACGTCCAGGTCTTCACCCTCTGGACGCCGCTCGACCTGATGATCCTCCCCGCTCGCTCCTCCCAGCTCGCAGGAGCGAGGGAGCGCACCATCCCCGTCGTCCTCCACCCGCTGATGCTGCGCGATGGGCGGGTCCTGCGCTCGGTGCAAGAGGCCCTCTCGGTGGAGCGTCCGGAGGACTTCCCGCCCCCGCCGGGCATCCCCTCCCCAGGCACGCCCTGA
- a CDS encoding thiamine phosphate synthase, producing the protein MTLDRFYPIFDDVAWLPRALPLGVKLVQLRLKDRAPDDLRRQIAAARDLCREAGAVLVVNDHWRLAIEEGCDWLHLGQEDLDGADLPAIRRAGLRLGISTHDPAELDRALSLAPDYVALGPVYPTLLKQMKWHQQGLERVTEWKRRIGDIPLVAIGGMRTDRAPGVFAAGADIVSVVTDISLNPHPEARIAQWLEVTR; encoded by the coding sequence GTGACGCTCGACCGCTTCTACCCGATCTTCGACGACGTGGCCTGGCTGCCCCGGGCGCTCCCCCTGGGCGTGAAGCTCGTCCAACTCCGTCTCAAGGACCGCGCGCCGGACGACCTGCGCCGCCAGATCGCCGCCGCCCGCGACCTCTGTCGCGAGGCCGGCGCCGTGCTGGTGGTCAACGATCACTGGCGGCTCGCCATCGAGGAGGGCTGCGACTGGCTGCATCTGGGGCAGGAGGATCTGGACGGCGCCGACCTGCCCGCCATCCGCCGCGCGGGGCTGCGCCTCGGCATCAGCACCCATGACCCCGCCGAACTCGACCGCGCCCTCTCGCTCGCGCCCGACTACGTCGCGCTGGGTCCGGTCTATCCCACCCTTCTCAAGCAGATGAAGTGGCACCAGCAGGGGCTGGAGCGGGTGACGGAATGGAAGCGCCGGATCGGCGACATTCCCCTCGTCGCCATCGGCGGCATGCGCACCGACCGCGCCCCGGGCGTCTTCGCGGCGGGGGCCGACATCGTCTCGGTCGTGACCGACATCTCGCTGAACCCCCATCCCGAGGCGCGGATCGCCCAATGGCTCGAGGTGACGCGATGA
- a CDS encoding DUF6055 domain-containing protein gives MIIHRSLRSPALLLVLGIFGTGCLPDEGTTREEGVSGECTSGECNSGETAGSSESSGSGESQLATACDPGTTTTAWATSCPTAPPTCTAGTWKAGGPDPDHTNFKLIKESAHFAIYSDEAISDSTAQSALDTLENTIWKFYFGSPIYFKEPLCNLTNKTKASIHVHSGWGLSGGAWSSTRMGMWIGPGALNDHWGLGHEFMHAVQSVSGGMTCNQSNTCGWIYESHANFMPHQLPEYRGEVHCSEMSVNAPHVYLGSTRDRYCNWQFMEFLKDKYCYSAVNEIWTSSPSNDPFSQIMKTRGWNISQLNDFFGEWAMHNVTWDYKDPPPTSGGNQGPTYRARYGSITTKSRPEQRLRLTQLEPLDGNYATNRRFVTPSNWAPQRWGYNIVRLYPETGATSVTVTFRGVTQSGADSDWRWGLVATDSAITTPRYSAMQRGSDSTLEFCITPGESLFLVVVGTPAVQKQIVWDQMYNTIHRYPWMVQLANAWPEGFKNGSQDACPTGTKRHSNGGGCVTSSVPASVYVGPYAQVLGGSVSGSARIEDHAVVLSGNVSGGTVTGLSVLTNGFGVSGSARVASTFYPLGFYEGQQSVSGTAQVFGDVEYRGVGLNKSSGSYSGFVDSSTPSLSNPTDVTIAPPYAWRP, from the coding sequence ATGATCATCCACAGGAGCTTGCGTTCCCCTGCCCTGCTGCTCGTGCTGGGCATCTTCGGAACCGGATGTCTTCCGGACGAAGGCACGACGCGGGAAGAGGGCGTCTCCGGTGAATGCACCAGCGGAGAATGTAACAGCGGCGAAACGGCGGGCAGCAGCGAGTCCAGTGGCAGCGGCGAAAGCCAGCTGGCGACCGCGTGTGATCCCGGAACCACGACGACGGCCTGGGCGACGAGCTGTCCGACCGCTCCGCCGACTTGCACCGCGGGAACCTGGAAGGCGGGCGGACCGGATCCGGATCACACCAACTTCAAGCTGATCAAGGAGTCCGCGCACTTCGCCATCTATTCGGACGAGGCCATCTCCGACTCCACGGCCCAGTCCGCGCTCGACACGCTCGAGAACACGATCTGGAAGTTCTATTTCGGCTCGCCGATCTACTTCAAGGAGCCGCTCTGCAACCTGACGAACAAGACCAAGGCCAGCATCCACGTGCATTCCGGATGGGGTCTCTCCGGCGGCGCCTGGTCCTCGACGCGGATGGGTATGTGGATCGGCCCCGGTGCGCTCAATGATCACTGGGGGCTCGGGCACGAGTTCATGCACGCCGTGCAGAGCGTGAGCGGAGGCATGACGTGCAACCAGTCGAACACCTGCGGCTGGATCTACGAGAGCCACGCCAACTTCATGCCGCACCAGCTCCCCGAGTACCGCGGCGAGGTGCACTGCTCCGAGATGTCCGTGAACGCGCCGCACGTCTATCTGGGCTCGACGCGTGACCGTTATTGCAACTGGCAGTTCATGGAGTTCTTGAAGGACAAATACTGCTACAGCGCGGTCAACGAAATCTGGACGAGCAGCCCGAGCAACGATCCCTTCTCGCAAATCATGAAGACGCGCGGCTGGAACATCAGCCAGCTGAACGACTTCTTCGGCGAGTGGGCGATGCACAACGTGACCTGGGATTACAAGGATCCGCCCCCCACCAGCGGAGGCAACCAGGGCCCGACCTACCGCGCGCGGTATGGCTCGATCACGACGAAGTCGAGGCCGGAGCAGCGCCTGCGGCTGACCCAGCTCGAACCGCTGGACGGGAACTACGCGACGAATCGGCGCTTCGTGACGCCGAGCAACTGGGCGCCGCAGCGCTGGGGCTACAACATCGTGCGGCTCTACCCGGAAACGGGCGCCACGAGCGTGACCGTGACCTTCCGCGGCGTGACGCAGAGCGGAGCGGACTCCGATTGGCGCTGGGGGCTCGTCGCCACGGACAGCGCCATCACCACGCCACGCTATAGCGCCATGCAGCGCGGCTCGGACAGCACGCTCGAGTTCTGCATCACTCCCGGCGAATCGCTCTTCCTCGTCGTGGTCGGAACGCCCGCGGTGCAGAAGCAGATCGTCTGGGACCAGATGTACAACACCATTCATCGCTACCCCTGGATGGTGCAGCTCGCGAATGCCTGGCCCGAGGGGTTCAAGAACGGCAGCCAGGACGCCTGCCCCACGGGAACGAAGCGTCACTCGAACGGCGGCGGCTGCGTCACCAGCAGCGTTCCGGCGAGCGTGTACGTCGGCCCCTACGCGCAGGTGCTCGGCGGGAGCGTGAGCGGCTCGGCGCGCATCGAGGATCACGCGGTGGTCCTGTCGGGCAACGTCTCCGGCGGCACCGTCACCGGGCTGTCGGTGCTGACGAACGGCTTCGGCGTGAGCGGCTCGGCCAGGGTCGCCTCCACGTTCTACCCGCTCGGCTTCTACGAGGGCCAGCAGTCGGTCTCGGGCACGGCGCAGGTCTTCGGTGATGTCGAATACCGGGGCGTGGGCCTGAACAAGTCGAGCGGCTCCTACTCCGGTTTCGTCGACTCGAGCACCCCGTCCCTCTCGAACCCGACGGACGTCACGATCGCGCCGCCCTACGCCTGGCGGCCGTAG
- a CDS encoding HesA/MoeB/ThiF family protein, translating to MSRYARQTAVLGEGAQQRLQAARLLVVGAGGLGAPVLQYLVGAGVGHIRLVEPDRVEESNLHRQTLFRMGDLGQPKAEACARHLAGLNPESVVEPVMAALEPANAPTLIEGCELILDCADSFAVSYILSDLCLARGLPFLSASVTGREGHAGGFCGGAPSLRAVFPDLPRRMGSCAETGVLGPVVGVIGSLQAQMALALLAGETGVLGRLVTFDAATFRAGGFRFDGAEEPAHAPRFVSPSEIKRGDLTIDLRGAEEAPLIHPAARRLTVAQVGPGMDLPEPGQRAVLVCRSGLRAWRAAERLAAIWPGDIALVAAGDRVGEPS from the coding sequence ATGAGCCGCTATGCCCGCCAGACCGCCGTGCTGGGGGAGGGCGCTCAGCAGCGGCTCCAGGCGGCGCGGCTCCTCGTCGTGGGGGCGGGGGGCCTCGGCGCGCCGGTGCTGCAATACCTCGTCGGAGCGGGGGTGGGGCACATCCGCCTCGTCGAACCCGACCGGGTGGAGGAGAGCAACCTGCACCGCCAGACGCTCTTCCGCATGGGCGACCTTGGCCAGCCCAAGGCCGAAGCTTGTGCCCGCCACCTCGCCGGGCTCAACCCGGAGAGCGTGGTGGAGCCCGTGATGGCCGCGCTGGAGCCCGCCAACGCCCCCACGCTCATCGAGGGCTGCGAGCTGATCCTCGACTGCGCCGACAGCTTCGCGGTCAGTTACATCCTCTCGGACCTGTGCCTCGCGCGGGGCCTGCCGTTCCTCTCCGCCTCCGTCACGGGGCGCGAGGGCCATGCGGGCGGCTTCTGCGGCGGCGCGCCGAGTCTGCGCGCGGTCTTCCCCGACCTGCCGCGGCGGATGGGCAGCTGTGCCGAAACGGGCGTTCTCGGCCCCGTCGTGGGCGTGATTGGTTCGCTGCAGGCGCAGATGGCGCTGGCGCTGCTGGCGGGGGAGACGGGCGTCCTCGGGCGGCTCGTCACCTTTGACGCCGCGACCTTCCGCGCGGGCGGCTTCCGCTTCGACGGGGCGGAGGAGCCCGCGCATGCGCCGCGCTTCGTCTCCCCCTCGGAGATCAAGCGAGGAGACCTGACCATCGACCTGCGCGGGGCGGAGGAGGCCCCGCTGATCCACCCCGCCGCGCGGCGCCTGACCGTGGCCCAGGTCGGCCCTGGCATGGACCTGCCCGAACCCGGCCAGCGCGCCGTGCTCGTCTGCCGCTCCGGCCTCCGCGCCTGGAGGGCGGCGGAACGCCTCGCCGCGATCTGGCCCGGAGACATCGCCCTCGTCGCCGCGGGCGACCGCGTGGGAGAGCCATCATGA